One window from the genome of Leucoraja erinacea ecotype New England chromosome 16, Leri_hhj_1, whole genome shotgun sequence encodes:
- the LOC129704426 gene encoding inter-alpha-trypsin inhibitor heavy chain H3-like has translation MNQRRKKMADGRRFVVNGQVIGYKKVEKNNKLSTYFGKFGIVNSNMDLKMEISTQLITVFHGEDKTVFPWSATASVTKQSFSISIVKERNLTLVMGDDATFVIVLHRVWKYYPLHRDFLGFYTLDSHRLSNMTHGLLGQFYHGVNAEVYDIRPSLDQGKPHATMEVKGHKLRVTRGSQKDHRLNLKQGTKVSCWFVHNNGKGFIDGIPTDYVVPSLFDYFYPSGEMGW, from the exons GTTTTGTGGTAAATGGCCAGGTGATTGGATATAAGAAGGtagaaaaaaacaacaaattaaGTACCTATTTTGGAAAATTTGGAATTGTGAACAGCAACATGGACTTAAAAATGGAAATATCGACTCAGTTGATCACAGTGTTTCATGGAGAGGACAAGACGGTTTTCCCGTGGTCAGCAACTGCATCTGTAACAAAACAGAG CTTCTCAATCTCAATTGTGAAAGAAAGGAATCTCACACTGGTGATGGGAGACGACGCAACATTTGTCATCGTGCTGCATCGCGTCTGGAAATATTATCCTCTACACCGGGACTTCCTGGGATTTTATACACTCGACAGCCACAGGCTCTCCAACATGACCCATGGATTACTTG GCCAGTTTTACCATGGAGTGAATGCTGAGGTATATGACATTCGCCCCAGCTTAGATCAAGGCAAACCTCATGCGACAATGGAAGTGAAAGGTCACAAACTCAGGGTGACAAG GGGGTCTCAGAAAGATCACAGACTCAATCTGAAACAAGGTACCAAAGTTTCGTGCTGGTTTGTTCACAACAACGGGAAAGGATTTATTGACGGAATTCCCACTGACTATGTTGTTCCTTCGTTATTTGATTATTTTTATCCAAGTGGTGAGATGGGATGGTGA